In Oscillatoria acuminata PCC 6304, a single window of DNA contains:
- the csaB gene encoding polysaccharide pyruvyl transferase CsaB, with protein sequence MKPIRAVCCGYYGKGNAGDEALLASLLQMLPSDITPVVLSGNPRQTRERYQVSACNRMSAFSVWQVLRESDVFIWGGGSLIQDVTSAVSPLYYAGLMGLAQGLGLKTIAWGQGVGPLKRPLTRRIAKQTFSKCTRVSVRDRGSAALLAEWQIPFTMAPDPVWALEGKPVPGLWDLPAPRVAVNLRSHPLLTPARLDTLTRALISFQKATDTCLLLVPFQASQDLAIAQSIQAQLPGPNHLFMLEDPRELKGLFRGVEMTIGMRFHSLIMAAAEGCRCFAISYDPKVNQLMADLELPGWELADIPEDPNIISKLWIEQYANGDPLSDISIQAIVDRALIHEELLQNL encoded by the coding sequence CATTGTTACAGATGCTGCCATCAGACATCACCCCAGTGGTGCTTTCAGGCAATCCCCGTCAGACTAGGGAACGCTACCAAGTCTCTGCCTGTAATCGGATGTCCGCATTTTCCGTCTGGCAAGTGCTGCGAGAGTCGGATGTATTTATTTGGGGGGGAGGCAGCTTGATCCAAGATGTCACCAGTGCAGTTAGCCCTTTATATTATGCCGGGTTGATGGGATTGGCACAGGGACTGGGATTGAAAACGATCGCCTGGGGACAAGGGGTAGGTCCTTTAAAACGCCCCTTAACCCGCCGGATTGCAAAACAGACTTTTTCTAAATGCACTCGGGTGAGTGTGCGCGATCGCGGTTCTGCTGCTTTACTCGCCGAATGGCAGATTCCCTTTACAATGGCACCGGATCCGGTTTGGGCGTTGGAAGGGAAACCTGTTCCGGGGTTGTGGGATTTACCTGCCCCTCGGGTTGCGGTAAACTTGCGATCGCATCCCCTTTTAACTCCCGCCCGCTTAGACACCCTCACCCGGGCTTTAATTTCCTTTCAAAAAGCCACCGATACCTGTCTGTTATTGGTTCCCTTTCAAGCCTCTCAAGATTTGGCGATCGCTCAATCGATTCAAGCTCAACTTCCCGGTCCTAATCATCTGTTTATGTTGGAAGACCCCCGGGAACTGAAAGGGCTATTTCGGGGAGTCGAAATGACCATCGGAATGCGATTCCACAGTTTAATTATGGCGGCGGCAGAAGGATGTCGCTGTTTTGCTATTAGTTATGACCCGAAAGTGAATCAACTGATGGCTGATTTAGAACTTCCGGGTTGGGAATTAGCCGACATCCCCGAAGATCCCAATATAATTAGTAAACTTTGGATAGAACAATATGCCAATGGTGACCCTCTTTCTGATATTTCTATTCAAGCCATTGTCGATCGCGCCTTGATTCATGAAGAACTTTTGCAGAATTTATGA
- a CDS encoding M23 family metallopeptidase has protein sequence MMRNAIPGWMHKNLTRTLRRLLFVGLGLAVMLVLGLQPQIAQSQGPGMPQIAAANHWQGASFPVENFQAYTSPFGYRQSPTGGYSREFHSGLDIAAPMGSYIRNWWAGTVSQVIDDDRCGIGLVINSGDWEHIYCHMQGAVERSGGRRYLIDRTGGLQIFLGQQVPAGVRIGRVGMSGRSTGPHLHWGLRYANEWYDPALILRAMYSSSRSVSMQR, from the coding sequence ATGATGCGAAATGCTATCCCCGGATGGATGCACAAAAACTTAACCCGTACTTTACGACGGCTGTTGTTTGTGGGGCTAGGTTTAGCGGTGATGCTGGTTCTGGGGTTACAACCCCAGATTGCTCAATCTCAGGGACCGGGAATGCCACAGATTGCAGCGGCGAATCATTGGCAAGGGGCTTCCTTTCCTGTGGAAAATTTTCAGGCTTATACCTCGCCATTTGGCTATCGTCAGTCCCCGACTGGAGGTTATAGCCGGGAATTTCACTCGGGTTTAGATATTGCCGCACCGATGGGAAGCTATATCCGCAATTGGTGGGCGGGAACGGTGTCGCAGGTGATCGATGACGATCGCTGTGGCATTGGGTTGGTGATCAACTCAGGAGACTGGGAGCATATCTATTGCCATATGCAAGGAGCCGTTGAGCGCTCAGGGGGGCGTCGTTACCTGATTGATCGCACGGGGGGCTTACAAATTTTTCTAGGTCAACAGGTTCCGGCTGGGGTCCGCATCGGTCGAGTGGGGATGTCAGGACGCAGTACGGGTCCTCATCTTCACTGGGGTCTGAGATATGCCAATGAGTGGTATGACCCGGCATTGATTTTGCGGGCCATGTATAGCTCATCCCGCAGTGTTTCGATGCAACGTTAG
- the ftsH gene encoding ATP-dependent zinc metalloprotease FtsH, translating to MKGFLKQWIEGQWGVSQRGSLNRQNMTTQGNPANSKGPVAKKISLPVKLASTLGAMLASGILTQGVLLTTPAIAQTEATALSYGELLQKIDAGEVQRVAVDPAQGVARVKLLQGDQEYTVPLFDRHPELFERIRLQNQTTETIQLDVQPTSDPSAAFGMIANLLLILLLIGVVMMIVRRSAQAGNQAMSFGKSKAKFQMEAKTGVMFDDVAGIEEAKEELQEVVTFLKKPERFTAIGAKIPKGILLIGPPGTGKTLLAKAIAGEAGVPFFSISGSEFVEMFVGVGASRVRDLFKKAKENSPCIVFIDEIDAVGRQRGAGIGGGNDEREQTLNQLLTEMDGFEGNSGIIIIAATNRPDVLDQALLRPGRFDRQVMVDLPTYSGRLGILQVHARNKKLSPEVSLETISRRTPGFSGADLANLLNEAAILTARRRKEAIELLEIEDAIDRITIGLQLTPLLDSKKKRLLGYHELGHALLMTLLENADPLNKVTIIPRSGGIGGFAQPIMDEEITDEFFFTRAWLIDKITVALGGRAAEHEVFGAMEITQGAQSDIQAVAKIAREMVTRYGMSDLGPLALETQNPEVFLGRDLGSKAEYSEEVASKVDRQVRAIAFQCYEKARSIIREHRDMMDRLLDILLEEETIEGEKFRQIVSEYVELPEKEVLKKIR from the coding sequence ATGAAAGGTTTTTTGAAACAGTGGATCGAAGGACAATGGGGAGTCAGTCAACGGGGTTCACTCAACCGTCAGAACATGACAACACAAGGCAACCCTGCCAACAGTAAAGGGCCTGTCGCTAAAAAAATATCTCTCCCCGTCAAACTAGCAAGCACCCTAGGGGCAATGCTGGCATCGGGAATACTGACTCAAGGAGTGCTGCTGACGACTCCGGCGATCGCCCAAACCGAAGCCACTGCCCTGAGTTATGGCGAATTATTGCAGAAAATTGATGCCGGAGAAGTCCAACGAGTGGCAGTGGATCCGGCACAAGGGGTTGCCCGAGTTAAATTACTACAGGGCGATCAGGAATATACTGTCCCCCTGTTCGATCGCCACCCTGAATTATTTGAAAGAATTAGACTACAAAATCAGACCACTGAGACGATCCAACTGGATGTTCAGCCCACCTCTGACCCCTCTGCTGCTTTTGGCATGATCGCCAATCTGCTGTTAATTCTCCTTTTAATAGGAGTCGTGATGATGATCGTGCGGCGATCGGCTCAAGCTGGAAATCAAGCCATGAGCTTTGGCAAATCCAAAGCGAAATTTCAGATGGAAGCCAAAACCGGCGTCATGTTTGATGACGTCGCCGGAATTGAGGAAGCCAAAGAAGAACTCCAAGAAGTCGTGACTTTCTTGAAAAAACCCGAACGATTTACGGCGATCGGGGCCAAAATTCCTAAAGGCATCCTGTTAATTGGACCTCCAGGAACCGGCAAAACCTTACTCGCCAAAGCGATCGCCGGAGAAGCAGGCGTCCCCTTCTTCAGCATCTCCGGGTCAGAATTTGTAGAAATGTTTGTCGGCGTCGGGGCCTCCCGCGTCCGGGACCTGTTCAAAAAAGCCAAAGAAAACTCCCCCTGCATCGTCTTCATCGATGAAATTGATGCTGTGGGTCGTCAGCGTGGCGCAGGCATCGGCGGTGGCAACGATGAGCGCGAACAAACCCTCAACCAACTCCTCACCGAGATGGATGGATTTGAGGGCAACTCCGGAATTATTATTATTGCTGCTACCAACCGACCCGACGTCCTGGATCAGGCATTACTCCGTCCCGGACGATTTGACCGGCAGGTGATGGTCGATTTGCCTACTTATAGTGGCCGCCTGGGGATTTTGCAAGTCCATGCGCGCAATAAAAAGCTCTCTCCAGAGGTTTCATTAGAGACGATCTCCCGTCGCACCCCAGGATTTTCCGGGGCCGACTTAGCCAACCTGCTCAACGAAGCGGCAATTTTAACGGCAAGGCGGCGCAAAGAGGCGATCGAACTTTTAGAAATTGAGGATGCCATTGATCGAATTACCATCGGTCTGCAACTGACCCCCCTACTCGACAGTAAGAAAAAGCGCTTACTCGGCTATCATGAGTTGGGTCATGCCTTGCTGATGACCTTGTTAGAAAATGCCGACCCCTTAAACAAAGTCACCATCATCCCCCGTTCCGGTGGCATCGGAGGTTTTGCTCAACCGATTATGGACGAAGAAATAACCGATGAATTTTTCTTCACCCGCGCCTGGTTAATCGATAAAATTACCGTGGCCTTGGGAGGCAGAGCCGCAGAACATGAAGTGTTCGGCGCGATGGAAATTACCCAAGGAGCACAGAGTGATATCCAGGCGGTGGCCAAGATTGCCCGAGAAATGGTGACGCGCTACGGAATGTCAGATTTGGGTCCCCTTGCTTTAGAAACCCAGAACCCGGAAGTCTTTTTAGGTCGTGATTTAGGCAGCAAAGCGGAGTATTCCGAAGAAGTCGCTTCTAAAGTGGACCGACAGGTGCGGGCGATCGCCTTTCAGTGCTATGAAAAAGCGCGTTCTATCATCCGTGAACACCGGGACATGATGGATCGTCTTTTGGATATTCTTTTGGAAGAAGAAACCATCGAAGGTGAAAAATTCCGGCAAATCGTCAGCGAATATGTGGAACTCCCGGAAAAAGAGGTCCTCAAGAAGATTCGTTAA
- a CDS encoding ferrochelatase: MVASPEQQQVTTPVSSGSDSQGDRVAVLLMGYGEVESYDDFANYNEQALNLLTAKFAPVPSWIYPPLAKLLAIFDFHEWSHQHGKFISPHNAIFEKQREGIEHELQHQWGDRIKVFKAFNFCAPHLPEQVLTQIKAEGFDKLLIYPLLVVDSIFTSGIAVEQVNLALEKLSEGESEQWVKDMRYIPSFYNQPAYINLMAQMVEQTIAAELTGEHFASQIGIVLMNHGCPHKAKGFTSGITESQALYDAVRDKLIERYPLISVGWLNHQTPLIDWTQPNATLAAENLIQLGAKAVVFMPIGFATENHETLLDVHHIIHDLEKRHSDVSYIQMPCVNEQPEFLKMVAEWANPLIEELLSDRAAVAGTPLVAVPHTHHHHHHH, translated from the coding sequence GTGGTTGCAAGTCCCGAACAACAACAAGTAACAACCCCAGTCAGCAGTGGCAGTGATTCGCAAGGCGATCGCGTTGCTGTATTACTCATGGGGTATGGCGAAGTCGAAAGTTATGACGACTTTGCCAACTATAATGAGCAAGCGCTGAATCTACTCACAGCGAAGTTTGCACCTGTTCCAAGCTGGATCTATCCCCCCTTGGCAAAATTACTCGCCATCTTTGATTTCCATGAGTGGAGTCATCAACATGGCAAATTCATCTCCCCTCACAATGCCATTTTTGAGAAACAACGGGAGGGAATCGAGCATGAATTGCAACATCAGTGGGGCGATCGCATTAAAGTTTTCAAAGCCTTTAACTTCTGTGCGCCGCACCTTCCCGAGCAAGTTCTCACTCAAATTAAAGCTGAAGGATTTGATAAACTGCTGATCTATCCCCTATTAGTGGTGGATTCTATCTTTACCAGCGGTATTGCCGTAGAACAAGTCAATTTAGCCCTCGAAAAACTCAGTGAGGGTGAGAGCGAACAGTGGGTTAAGGATATGCGATATATCCCTTCTTTTTATAACCAACCCGCCTATATCAATTTAATGGCACAAATGGTCGAGCAAACCATTGCTGCTGAACTCACCGGGGAACATTTTGCCTCACAAATTGGCATTGTGTTAATGAATCACGGTTGTCCTCACAAGGCAAAAGGCTTTACGTCGGGAATTACGGAAAGTCAGGCCCTCTATGATGCAGTCCGGGATAAGCTGATTGAGCGCTATCCGCTGATTTCCGTGGGTTGGCTGAATCACCAAACTCCGTTGATTGACTGGACTCAACCAAATGCCACCCTTGCCGCAGAGAACTTGATCCAACTCGGCGCAAAGGCGGTGGTGTTTATGCCAATCGGGTTTGCCACGGAAAATCATGAAACCCTGCTGGATGTGCATCATATTATTCATGACTTAGAGAAGCGTCACTCTGATGTGAGTTATATTCAGATGCCCTGTGTTAACGAACAACCGGAGTTTTTGAAAATGGTGGCAGAATGGGCTAACCCATTAATTGAGGAGTTACTCAGCGATCGCGCTGCTGTAGCCGGAACCCCCTTAGTTGCCGTTCCTCACACCCATCACCATCACCACCATCACTAA
- a CDS encoding GDSL-type esterase/lipase family protein codes for MTASRICFVGDSFVNGTGDPEYLGWTGRIVATACQAGSEITYYNLGVRGDTSADILKRWLPEVSHRLPPNCNGKVLFSFGANDITLEKGKTRIDFPDSLNNAWQILEQAKLLFPVLMVSSPPLGNGENNLRLVALSNQFEQICFNLSIPYLDVLTPLQNSPIWMSEVAANDGAHPQSAGYAELAALVKNWLGWISWMNPKKT; via the coding sequence ATGACAGCAAGCCGGATATGTTTTGTCGGTGACTCCTTTGTAAACGGAACCGGAGACCCTGAATACTTAGGCTGGACCGGCAGAATTGTGGCGACAGCTTGTCAAGCGGGGTCCGAGATTACCTATTACAATCTCGGGGTCCGGGGAGATACCTCGGCGGATATTTTAAAGCGTTGGCTGCCGGAAGTTTCCCATCGCTTACCCCCAAATTGTAATGGAAAAGTCCTATTTTCCTTCGGTGCAAACGATATTACCCTCGAAAAAGGAAAAACGCGCATAGACTTTCCGGACTCCCTGAACAATGCATGGCAGATCCTTGAACAGGCGAAATTGTTGTTTCCGGTGTTAATGGTGAGTTCTCCTCCCCTTGGCAATGGTGAAAACAACTTGAGACTGGTTGCTCTATCCAATCAATTTGAGCAAATTTGCTTCAATCTGTCCATTCCCTATTTAGATGTTTTAACTCCCCTTCAAAACTCTCCCATCTGGATGAGTGAAGTAGCGGCTAATGATGGAGCACATCCTCAATCTGCCGGATATGCAGAATTGGCAGCATTGGTAAAAAATTGGTTAGGCTGGATATCTTGGATGAACCCAAAGAAGACATGA
- a CDS encoding aldo/keto reductase: MQYRRFGRTELQMPVFSCGGMRYQYKWQDVPQSSIPANNQENVEAIIRRSLEVGINHIETARGYGTSEIQLGEILPKLPREKIIVQTKVGPTENPEEFRVTLEQSLSNLKLDYVDLLGIHGINTPELLDYSIRPGGCVDVVKEFQAQGKVRFVGFSTHAPTEVIIKAIQTNRFDYVNLHWYYINQGNWPAIEAATQRDMGIFIISPSNKGGNLYSPPERLVELCQPLSPIVFNDLFCLSHPQIHTLSIGGSRPTDFDEHLKTLELLEEAEELLPPIIERLEQAAIARFGEDWFKSWHIGLPTPEETPNSINIYQILWLRNLAIAYDMVEYAKMRYNLLGNGNHWFPGEKAEAVQTLDFSQCLSRSPHADKIPELLADAHQLLAGESVKRLSQQ, from the coding sequence ATGCAATACCGACGCTTTGGACGAACTGAATTGCAAATGCCGGTATTTTCCTGCGGCGGCATGAGATATCAGTACAAGTGGCAAGATGTGCCGCAATCGAGTATTCCGGCGAATAATCAAGAGAATGTAGAAGCGATTATCCGGCGTTCCCTGGAAGTGGGGATTAATCATATTGAAACGGCGAGGGGATACGGCACATCGGAAATCCAACTGGGCGAAATTCTCCCTAAATTACCCCGAGAAAAAATTATCGTTCAAACCAAAGTTGGACCGACTGAAAATCCTGAAGAATTTCGAGTGACTTTGGAACAATCCTTGTCTAATTTAAAGTTAGATTATGTGGATTTGTTGGGGATTCATGGGATTAATACCCCGGAATTGTTAGACTACAGCATTCGTCCTGGGGGATGTGTGGATGTGGTCAAAGAGTTTCAAGCACAGGGTAAAGTTCGGTTTGTTGGGTTTTCCACTCATGCGCCAACGGAGGTGATTATCAAGGCAATTCAGACCAATCGGTTTGATTATGTCAACCTGCATTGGTACTATATTAATCAGGGAAACTGGCCTGCAATTGAGGCAGCTACTCAACGGGATATGGGGATATTTATTATTAGTCCCTCGAATAAAGGGGGAAACCTCTATAGTCCTCCGGAAAGATTAGTAGAACTCTGCCAACCCCTGAGTCCCATCGTATTTAATGACTTATTTTGCTTGTCTCATCCCCAAATTCATACCTTGAGTATTGGTGGATCGAGACCCACGGATTTTGATGAACATTTGAAAACTTTAGAGCTTTTAGAAGAAGCTGAGGAACTGTTACCGCCGATTATTGAGCGGTTGGAACAGGCTGCGATCGCCCGATTTGGAGAAGATTGGTTCAAAAGCTGGCATATCGGCCTACCCACCCCAGAAGAAACCCCCAATTCGATTAACATTTACCAGATTTTATGGCTGAGAAACCTGGCGATCGCCTACGATATGGTCGAGTATGCCAAAATGCGCTATAATTTACTGGGAAATGGCAACCATTGGTTTCCTGGAGAAAAAGCCGAAGCCGTCCAAACCTTAGATTTTAGCCAATGTCTTTCGCGCAGTCCTCATGCGGATAAAATCCCTGAACTCTTAGCCGATGCTCATCAGTTACTCGCCGGGGAAAGTGTGAAACGACTCTCCCAACAATAA
- the rpiA gene encoding ribose-5-phosphate isomerase RpiA, with protein sequence MSTANAMKREVGKAAAQRVKSGSIVGLGTGSTTAYTIEFLGERLKNGDLKDIKGIPTSFQASVLAKQFGIPLTTLDEVDRIDIAIDGADEVDPQKNLIKGGGAAHTREKIVDCLAEVFIVVVDSSKLVDKLGSTFLLPVEVLPMAMTPVMAAIKKLGGTPELRMGVKKAGPVITDQGNFVIDVKFESIDNPAELEKTLNNIPGVLENGLFVGVTDVVLVGEVVDGKTVIREL encoded by the coding sequence ATGAGTACAGCAAATGCCATGAAACGCGAAGTCGGCAAGGCAGCCGCGCAACGAGTGAAATCCGGTTCCATCGTGGGATTAGGGACGGGTTCTACCACCGCTTATACCATTGAGTTCCTCGGGGAACGGCTGAAAAATGGGGATTTAAAAGATATTAAAGGGATTCCGACTTCGTTTCAGGCATCAGTGCTGGCGAAACAATTTGGGATTCCTTTAACGACTTTAGATGAAGTCGATCGCATTGATATTGCCATTGATGGTGCTGATGAAGTTGATCCCCAGAAAAACCTGATTAAAGGCGGCGGTGCAGCACATACTCGCGAGAAAATTGTAGATTGTCTTGCTGAGGTATTTATTGTCGTGGTAGATAGTTCTAAATTGGTGGATAAATTGGGTTCTACCTTTTTGTTACCTGTAGAAGTATTGCCGATGGCAATGACGCCGGTAATGGCAGCAATTAAAAAGTTAGGGGGAACCCCGGAATTGCGGATGGGGGTGAAGAAAGCCGGGCCCGTGATTACGGACCAAGGGAATTTTGTAATTGATGTCAAATTTGAGAGCATTGACAATCCAGCGGAATTAGAAAAGACTCTGAACAATATTCCTGGTGTGTTGGAAAATGGGTTATTTGTTGGGGTAACCGATGTCGTGTTAGTCGGTGAAGTGGTAGACGGCAAAACCGTGATTCGGGAACTGTAA
- a CDS encoding glycosyltransferase, with the protein MKIAFIDPSDWDYRVESAYEMPMGGSQSALCYLAEQLAQQGHEVFVFNQTSNPGISRGVNCLAFPLNQMSETVRRSLDVAIILNVAGKGLPLRQFFGEKIRLILWTQQLPTLHAMQPLENPAERDVYDGFAFVSEWQRHQFEVVFNINSERSAILRNAIAPAFQNLFPPNTSILSHKSHPPILAYTSTPFRGLDLLLSIFPKIRQAVPGTILKVFSSKKVYQLREDIDESVYGSLYQHCRDMEGVEYLGSVSQPELAQQLRSVSLLTYPNTFKETSCIAVMEAMASGCRVVTSNLAALTETAAGFCPLVSVEDVQGFSSVRDWQFSGRTDWQNYASRFVETTVQAIADLQNINAESQLQKQVDYIHHSCTWEVRATTWIDWLSHLCGLNSPSVPPTAKTLTQQAELAYHQGQLNRAVTLCQQSLKLNPTLTQTYQILGDTFQDAGKLLEASRAYATALKLLETGKVDSTQSLLLRDKLGQILDELGESEAAIALKSGFGGS; encoded by the coding sequence ATGAAAATTGCATTTATAGACCCTTCCGATTGGGATTACCGGGTAGAAAGCGCGTATGAGATGCCGATGGGAGGTTCCCAATCTGCTTTATGTTATTTAGCGGAACAATTGGCACAACAGGGTCATGAGGTTTTTGTGTTTAATCAAACCTCTAATCCAGGGATTTCAAGGGGTGTAAACTGTCTGGCTTTTCCCTTAAATCAGATGTCCGAGACAGTGCGCCGATCGCTGGATGTGGCAATTATTTTAAATGTGGCAGGCAAGGGTCTCCCACTCCGGCAATTCTTCGGGGAGAAAATTCGCTTAATTTTGTGGACTCAACAGCTTCCCACCCTCCACGCAATGCAGCCGTTAGAAAATCCGGCTGAACGAGATGTGTATGATGGATTTGCCTTTGTCAGTGAATGGCAGCGACATCAATTTGAAGTAGTTTTTAACATTAATTCCGAGCGCAGTGCAATTCTCAGAAATGCCATTGCGCCCGCCTTTCAAAACCTCTTTCCCCCCAATACTTCTATCCTCTCCCATAAATCTCATCCCCCCATTCTCGCCTACACCAGCACACCCTTCCGAGGATTAGATTTACTCTTATCAATTTTCCCCAAAATTCGTCAAGCAGTCCCCGGAACTATTCTCAAAGTTTTTTCCAGTAAAAAAGTCTACCAACTGCGGGAAGATATCGATGAATCCGTCTATGGTTCCCTCTATCAACACTGTCGGGACATGGAAGGAGTAGAATATTTGGGGTCTGTTTCTCAACCGGAACTCGCTCAACAGTTGCGATCGGTTTCGCTGTTAACCTATCCCAATACCTTTAAAGAAACCTCTTGTATTGCAGTAATGGAAGCAATGGCAAGCGGATGTCGCGTGGTGACAAGCAATTTAGCAGCACTCACGGAAACAGCAGCCGGTTTTTGTCCCTTAGTTTCCGTTGAGGATGTTCAGGGATTTTCTTCTGTCAGGGATTGGCAATTTTCTGGAAGAACCGATTGGCAAAATTATGCGAGTCGGTTTGTGGAGACAACAGTGCAGGCGATCGCAGATTTGCAAAATATCAATGCCGAATCCCAACTCCAAAAACAGGTGGACTATATCCATCATTCCTGCACTTGGGAGGTGCGCGCCACTACCTGGATTGACTGGTTGAGTCACCTCTGTGGATTGAACAGTCCCTCCGTTCCTCCCACCGCTAAAACCCTCACCCAACAAGCAGAACTTGCCTATCATCAAGGACAATTAAACCGGGCGGTGACCCTCTGTCAACAATCCCTCAAACTGAATCCAACTCTGACGCAAACCTATCAAATTTTAGGGGATACATTCCAGGATGCGGGGAAACTCCTAGAAGCGAGTCGTGCCTATGCAACCGCCTTAAAACTGTTAGAAACGGGCAAGGTTGACAGTACCCAATCCCTTCTACTCCGGG